In a genomic window of Bicyclus anynana chromosome 5, ilBicAnyn1.1, whole genome shotgun sequence:
- the LOC112055931 gene encoding transcription factor Adf-1: MDEEKLIALVRHFVFLYDTSHPKYMDSMKKDAAWNEISQLLNQPASACKHKWQGLRDAYRRAINKRKQRISEQPSVKIKKWKYEDEISYLNKYLSEKKKMVQNDNEGDQNDENISNPDVEDSYKNERDEIEQVENLEQYIVAMDPANFAHSQIDTSTVTITKNPQKWVNSQANPSSYVATNYSDDVIKEYKETEIAHDQMDLFFLSLSNTVKSFSPYLQAIAKNKIFNLVSELEIQQLTPAKSNTVPRTSTRPQTANWSTQQGQNSSQVCVKIENAHVD; the protein is encoded by the exons ATGGATGAAGAAAAGTTAATTGCTTTAGTGCgacatttcgtatttttataCGACACGTCACATCCAAAATACATGGATAGCATGAAGAAAGATGCTGCGTGGAACGAGATATCGCAGTTACTAAATCAACCAG CTTCCGCGTGCAAACACAAATGGCAAGGCTTAAGAGACGCATACAGAAGAGCCATAAATAAAAGGAAACAGCGTATAAGTGAACAGCCGTCCGTGAAAATTAAGAAATGGAAATACGAAGACGAAATTtcatatctaaataaatatttatctgaaaagaaaaaaatggtcCAAAACGACAATGAAGGAGATCAGAACGATGAAAATATTTCGAACCCAGATGTTGAAGATAGTTATAAGAATGAGAGGGACGAAATTGAACAGGTGGAAAACTTAGAACAATATATTGTCGCAATGGACCCAGCTAATTTTG CTCATTCTCAAATAGATACATCAACTGTCACAATAACAAAGAATCCCCAAAAGTGGGTCAACTCACAAGCGAACCCGTCTTCGTATGTAGCAACAAATTATTCAGATGATGTCATTAAAGAATACAAAGAAACCGAAATCGCTCATGACCAAATGGATTTATTCTTTCTGAGCTTATCGAATACAGTTAAGAGTTTCTCACCATACCTACAAGCGATAGcgaagaacaaaatatttaacttgGTATCCGAATTGGAAATACAACAACTGACTCCTGCCAAAAGCAACACTGTTCCTCGAACGTCAACAAGACCGCAAACTGCTAATTGGTCTACACAACAGGGGCAAAACTCATCGCAAGTTTGCGTCAAAATTGAAAACGCCCATGTTGATTGA